From the genome of Cytophagia bacterium CHB2:
GATCGACGAGCCGTCGCGGTGTTTGGTGAGACGCAGCTCGTTGCCTTCTGCAGTTTTGCGATAGTCGACCTCGTCCATAAGCTTGCGCATCATGAAGATGCCCAAGCCCCCGCGTTTGCCGATTTGCACGTAACGCTGCAAATCCGGAGATTGCACATGCTTGGGGTCGAAATACTTGCCCTGATCGATCAGGCAAATGGTCAGGCTGTTCTTCTTGATGATGGCACGAATGAGCAGGAACCCCCCGCCTTCGACTTCACGATAGGCGTGGCGAATGACGTTGGTGGCAGCTTCGTCAATCGCAATCTTGAAATTCTTAATGATTTTTTCGGAGAAGCCGTACTTCTTCCCGGTGCGGCTGACGAACTCGCGCAAATCCGCCAAGTAATCAATGTGGGCCGGAACTTTGAGTTCCTCTTTGATGATCTGCTTGAACAAAACCCTTCTCCGCAAAGCCAGGGACAGGCGTGAGGTTGACGGCTCTTTTCATCATGAAGGCACAAAGACGGCGAAATGCTGTTCTACGCGCGCCTTTGTGCCTTGCAAAAAGTGGACTGCAAAAAAATCGGTATTTTTCGCGAGAGATGCAAGCGCGGTTTTACTTGCGCAGCTTGTCGCGGATAAGATCGATCAACTCCAGAATGCGTTTGTTATAGCGCTGCTGGCGCTGAATCTCCATCAGAATCTTGAGCGCTTCTTCGGATTTGCCGCCCTTGTTGAGGCGCAGGGCTTCCACGTATTTGGTGCGGATTTCCTCATTCAAGAACGGCTCTTCACGCGCGTCTTTGCGCGACTCCGCATCCCAGATGTAGTCGTCGATAGTCTTGTTGTTCGGTTGCGCTTCTTTCGCGCGCTTGAACGATTCAATGGCCTCGGCGTAGCGCCGGTCGACGTAGTATTTCACGCCTTGATTGAAGTGCTGATCGATGGTCATCTTGCGATCCAGCTCGGCAATCTTCGCGTTGATTGCGTTGCGCTCCGCAGCGCTCAATTCCG
Proteins encoded in this window:
- a CDS encoding tetratricopeptide repeat protein, with product ADSMFVAQQLDKGKRYFDAEQYRSAIDAWEAGLVRIPNNTELQNWVEKTKTLIENRVAEMRRRAQVFEQQGNNLEAIQAYNRLVTEAELSAAERNAINAKIAELDRKMTIDQHFNQGVKYYVDRRYAEAIESFKRAKEAQPNNKTIDDYIWDAESRKDAREEPFLNEEIRTKYVEALRLNKGGKSEEALKILMEIQRQQRYNKRILELIDLIRDKLRK